A window from Polyangiaceae bacterium encodes these proteins:
- a CDS encoding ATP-binding cassette domain-containing protein produces MRGPVMKIEGLGVRYGDFWAVRDASVTLEPGVIHAIVGENGAGKSTLLKAAAGFVPYVAGNVHVEGNASAIGMVHQHFMLVSAFTALENLVLGAEPTRSLGRLDLATARSRANELMKQTGLTVNLDAVTRDLAVGERQRLEILRVLYRGARAVLLDEPTAVLSPIEAAELYATLGKLAKDGATIAVVTHHLHEVIRFAHHVTVMRRGRTVASRPIDRAEGAALEDELTRAIMGGEPPAPTKAPELPDKPADALTIENLVLVDANGKRVLDGVQLSVKKGEIVGVAGIEGNGQHELIRAIAGLEPHVTGTIELGGKPFDHVRSAEDMRARRRALAVVHEDRHAEGLMLEASVGDNLVLGELGDLKSAAQEKNVIARRIEHFGVFPAEAERAAGALSGGNQQKIVMARALDRVEASPDRAVVVLGQPTRGVDVGAAAVIHRAIVSAAEKGLGVLMISADLGELKRLSHRIVVLSGGRIVADLPPDTPDDVIGRAMLGMEAA; encoded by the coding sequence GTGCGCGGTCCGGTCATGAAAATCGAGGGGCTGGGAGTTCGCTACGGCGACTTCTGGGCCGTGCGTGATGCCAGCGTGACGCTCGAACCGGGCGTCATCCACGCGATCGTCGGAGAAAACGGGGCAGGGAAGTCCACGCTCCTCAAGGCTGCCGCAGGCTTCGTGCCGTACGTGGCCGGCAACGTGCACGTCGAAGGAAACGCATCGGCCATCGGCATGGTGCACCAACACTTCATGCTCGTTTCCGCCTTCACTGCGCTCGAAAACTTGGTCCTCGGCGCCGAACCCACGCGATCACTTGGTCGCCTCGATCTTGCCACCGCTCGATCGCGCGCAAACGAGCTCATGAAGCAGACGGGCCTCACCGTGAACCTCGATGCAGTGACGCGAGACCTTGCCGTCGGAGAACGCCAGCGCCTCGAAATTCTGCGCGTTCTCTACCGCGGTGCACGTGCCGTTTTGCTCGACGAACCCACCGCCGTGCTGTCGCCCATCGAAGCTGCAGAGCTCTACGCAACGCTCGGAAAGCTCGCAAAAGACGGCGCAACCATCGCCGTCGTCACCCATCACCTCCATGAAGTCATCCGATTTGCACATCACGTGACCGTCATGCGGCGAGGTCGCACTGTCGCGTCGCGCCCGATCGATCGTGCGGAAGGCGCTGCGCTCGAAGATGAGCTCACGCGCGCCATCATGGGCGGCGAGCCTCCTGCACCGACCAAGGCTCCAGAGCTCCCGGACAAACCCGCGGATGCTCTCACGATCGAGAACTTGGTGCTCGTCGATGCCAACGGAAAGCGTGTGCTCGATGGCGTCCAACTGTCCGTAAAGAAAGGCGAAATCGTCGGTGTTGCAGGCATCGAGGGCAATGGTCAACACGAGCTCATTCGTGCCATCGCGGGCCTCGAGCCCCACGTGACGGGGACGATCGAGCTCGGCGGCAAACCTTTTGACCACGTACGATCCGCGGAGGACATGCGAGCTCGAAGACGCGCGCTAGCCGTCGTACACGAGGATCGCCACGCCGAAGGCCTGATGCTCGAAGCCTCCGTTGGAGACAACCTGGTTCTCGGGGAGCTCGGTGATCTGAAGAGTGCGGCGCAAGAGAAGAACGTCATCGCGCGGCGTATCGAGCACTTTGGAGTTTTCCCAGCGGAAGCAGAGCGTGCGGCGGGGGCCTTGTCTGGCGGCAATCAACAAAAGATCGTCATGGCGAGGGCGCTCGATCGCGTCGAAGCAAGCCCCGATCGGGCAGTCGTCGTGCTGGGCCAACCCACGCGCGGCGTGGATGTCGGCGCGGCGGCCGTGATTCATCGAGCCATCGTTTCGGCTGCTGAAAAGGGGCTCGGCGTGCTCATGATCAGCGCGGACCTCGGCGAGCTCAAGCGTTTGTCCCACCGCATCGTCGTGCTTTCGGGCGGGCGCATCGTCGCCGACTTGCCGCCAGATACGCCCGATGACGTCATCGGCCGCGCGATGCTCGGCATGGAGGCCGCATGA
- a CDS encoding glutamine amidotransferase: MKRIVVLLTEGYADWECGQLLASAREEFKYDVTIVSPDGNMVTSLGGVRTLVDTSFDKVDPATIDCLVLCGGSIWESEKAPDLSARLREFAARDCVMGAICGATLAFARAGLLDETAHTSNAPGYLAAAKEYRGEAFYRDVPHAVRSGKIVTAAGTAPITFTAEVYRALGLGGPDLDEYVTLFGREFATR, from the coding sequence ATGAAACGCATCGTCGTATTACTCACCGAAGGTTACGCCGACTGGGAATGCGGGCAGTTGCTCGCATCCGCGCGCGAGGAGTTCAAGTATGACGTCACCATCGTGTCGCCCGATGGCAACATGGTCACGTCGCTCGGCGGCGTTCGCACGCTGGTCGACACGTCATTCGACAAGGTTGATCCTGCGACGATCGATTGCCTCGTATTGTGCGGCGGAAGCATTTGGGAAAGCGAAAAAGCGCCCGACTTGTCCGCTCGACTCAGGGAATTCGCCGCCCGCGACTGCGTCATGGGCGCCATTTGCGGCGCGACGCTCGCGTTTGCCCGCGCGGGTCTGCTCGATGAAACGGCGCACACGAGCAATGCGCCGGGGTATCTCGCGGCTGCCAAGGAATACCGCGGCGAAGCGTTTTACCGTGACGTGCCCCATGCGGTGCGTTCGGGCAAAATCGTTACTGCGGCCGGAACGGCGCCCATTACGTTTACTGCGGAGGTCTACCGCGCACTTGGTCTCGGCGGCCCGGACTTGGACGAATACGTGACGTTGTTCGGACGGGAATTCGCTACTCGATAA
- a CDS encoding nucleoside 2-deoxyribosyltransferase domain-containing protein — MKELRPPDRLDVDADKPRIFLAGSIEMGKAVDWQSVVTDTLRDMDIVVLNPRREAWDSTWPQSADFPPFREQVEWELDALEKADLILFYFAPETKSPITLLELGLNVRRNVIVCCPEGYWRKGNVDVVCRRYGIPQVPTLEALIERVRERGLQHARGQVRR, encoded by the coding sequence GTGAAAGAGCTCAGGCCGCCCGACAGGTTGGATGTCGACGCTGACAAGCCGCGGATTTTTCTTGCTGGTTCCATAGAAATGGGAAAAGCGGTCGATTGGCAATCGGTGGTCACGGATACGCTTCGCGATATGGATATCGTGGTGCTGAACCCGAGGCGCGAGGCGTGGGATTCGACCTGGCCGCAGTCTGCGGATTTTCCGCCGTTTCGCGAGCAGGTCGAATGGGAGCTCGACGCGCTGGAAAAAGCGGACCTCATTCTTTTTTACTTTGCGCCGGAGACCAAGTCGCCCATTACGCTGCTGGAGCTCGGGCTGAACGTGCGTCGCAATGTGATCGTGTGTTGTCCCGAAGGATATTGGCGCAAAGGAAATGTGGACGTGGTGTGCAGGCGATATGGCATTCCGCAGGTGCCGACGCTGGAGGCGTTGATCGAGCGGGTCAGGGAAAGGGGGCTCCAGCACGCACGCGGCCAAGTACGCCGCTGA
- a CDS encoding ABC transporter permease → MSSIVSLTMLAESIRIAVPYTCAAIAGVWAERSGVIQIGLEGILLTGAFSSVAVAYATGSASLGLVAAIGSGIAVSLGHGLLTEKARIHAVISGIAINLLALATTRMGLRALYDSSSNSPSIEGFRFGPTGATGHSMLARVLVDPVFICAVIALIATPYLMQNTRFGLRVRAAGENPVAASSVGIDITKTRLAALAVSGAICALGGAHLALRSAPVRVWHVGGARIHCACGGRRWRLASELGGTRVPCLRDARSAANCAPGSSSEEHGGGFGAGIAIFGDAFGARVCEKAQRRSRGAWETRDGVRAGLTWRQMSPTMQA, encoded by the coding sequence ATGAGCTCGATCGTATCGCTCACGATGCTCGCGGAATCCATACGCATTGCCGTGCCCTATACGTGTGCCGCCATTGCGGGGGTATGGGCCGAACGATCGGGCGTCATTCAGATTGGGCTCGAGGGCATTCTGCTCACGGGTGCATTTTCATCGGTGGCCGTTGCGTATGCGACGGGCAGCGCATCGCTCGGGCTCGTTGCGGCCATTGGATCGGGCATTGCCGTATCGCTTGGCCATGGATTGCTCACGGAGAAGGCGCGTATTCACGCGGTCATCAGTGGCATTGCCATCAATTTGTTGGCTTTGGCGACGACGCGCATGGGGTTGCGCGCGCTTTACGACAGCTCGTCGAATTCGCCATCGATTGAAGGGTTTCGGTTTGGTCCGACCGGAGCGACCGGGCATTCGATGTTGGCGCGTGTGCTCGTCGATCCTGTCTTCATTTGCGCTGTCATTGCATTGATAGCGACGCCGTATCTCATGCAAAACACGCGGTTTGGCTTGCGCGTACGAGCGGCGGGGGAAAACCCGGTTGCGGCATCGAGCGTCGGGATTGACATCACGAAAACGCGTCTTGCGGCGCTGGCGGTATCTGGGGCGATATGCGCGCTTGGCGGGGCGCATTTGGCCCTACGATCAGCACCGGTTCGAGTCTGGCATGTCGGCGGGGCGCGGATTCATTGCGCTTGCGGCGGTCGTCGTTGGCGGCTGGCGAGCGAGCTGGGCGGCACTCGCGTGCCTTGTCTTCGGGACGCTCGAAGCGCTGCAAATTGCGCTCCAGGATCAAGCTCGGAAGAGCATGGTGGGGGATTTGGTGCAGGCATTGCCATATTTGGCGACGCTTTTGGTGCTCGCGTTTGCGAAAAGGCGCAGCGGCGCTCCCGAGGGGCTTGGGAAACACGCGACGGAGTGAGGGCGGGCTTGACGTGGAGGCAGATGTCGCCTACCATGCAGGCATGA
- a CDS encoding ABC transporter permease: MKPAQNLRSALPIVLAIAGGILLFDLIAFAFGQAPASALRMAFEGTWGTPYGIGQVLFKATPLLFTGLAFEIALRAGLFNIGAEGQLGLASLVGAVVASKLPSSLPMVVALPLVLCIAAATGAAVAFVPAILRVRRGVHEIITAIMVNRIVDAILPWALATVLGSASLRTADIAPGAALPRLDRVFPSLLGSAASFAFPLAVVSVFVVMELLRRTRVGREIRWVGLRADACRAEGIAVERRLLLAMLLSGAVAALAVSSTALGYKGYYELGLGAGAGWSGIAVAMLGRGKAIGIVLAAVFLGTLEQAGLAVNARVPKEAMDVLEAALIVLVAVSTRAAAKEEATRKGNREPPEEKPALVAAAKEAAR; the protein is encoded by the coding sequence ATGAAGCCCGCACAGAACCTCCGTTCAGCGTTGCCCATCGTGCTCGCGATCGCGGGCGGCATCTTGTTGTTTGACCTCATAGCATTTGCGTTTGGTCAAGCTCCCGCATCGGCGCTGCGCATGGCGTTCGAAGGAACGTGGGGCACGCCGTATGGCATTGGGCAAGTGCTCTTCAAGGCGACGCCGCTGCTCTTCACGGGGCTCGCATTTGAAATCGCGCTGCGTGCGGGCTTGTTCAACATCGGCGCCGAAGGACAACTCGGGCTCGCGAGCCTCGTGGGCGCCGTGGTTGCGTCGAAGCTCCCGTCGTCGTTGCCCATGGTCGTCGCGCTGCCGCTCGTGCTGTGCATTGCGGCTGCAACGGGTGCAGCGGTCGCGTTTGTCCCGGCCATCCTTCGCGTTCGTCGAGGCGTGCACGAGATCATCACGGCCATCATGGTCAACCGCATCGTCGATGCGATTCTTCCGTGGGCGCTTGCAACGGTGCTCGGATCGGCGTCACTGCGCACGGCGGACATTGCTCCGGGCGCTGCGCTTCCGCGGCTCGATCGAGTGTTTCCGTCGCTGCTCGGGAGCGCCGCGAGTTTCGCCTTTCCATTGGCGGTCGTTTCGGTGTTTGTTGTGATGGAACTGCTTCGGCGCACGCGCGTGGGGCGCGAAATTCGTTGGGTGGGTTTGCGTGCGGATGCGTGTCGAGCCGAGGGGATTGCGGTCGAGCGGCGGCTGCTTTTGGCGATGCTCCTATCGGGCGCGGTCGCGGCGCTTGCGGTATCGTCGACCGCATTGGGTTACAAGGGTTATTACGAATTGGGACTCGGGGCCGGCGCAGGATGGAGCGGCATTGCGGTTGCAATGCTCGGACGCGGCAAGGCCATTGGCATCGTGCTCGCGGCGGTTTTTCTGGGAACGCTCGAGCAAGCGGGTCTTGCGGTCAATGCGCGCGTGCCGAAGGAAGCCATGGATGTGCTTGAAGCAGCGCTCATTGTGCTCGTCGCGGTATCGACGCGAGCTGCGGCGAAGGAGGAGGCAACGAGAAAGGGCAATCGGGAGCCACCTGAAGAAAAGCCTGCGCTCGTCGCAGCGGCCAAGGAGGCAGCGCGATGA
- a CDS encoding DUF4365 domain-containing protein: MLLENDIKEHLALAYVYAVASRAGCSTELIRVDRNSVDITVKHVDTSAGPNDVREGVIDLQVKAFVHDAPAGAISYYLHNEKNFHDLRRTRTLYPKLLVVVLLPEDEAAWVDLTQDALVLRRCGYWLSLVGAQSRTLAIPRENVFDGPSLMRLMSLSRKQEAIR, translated from the coding sequence ATGCTGCTCGAAAACGACATAAAAGAACACCTCGCGCTTGCGTACGTGTACGCCGTCGCTTCTCGCGCAGGTTGCTCGACCGAGCTCATTCGAGTCGATCGCAATAGCGTGGACATCACCGTCAAACATGTCGATACCAGCGCGGGGCCAAACGACGTTCGCGAGGGAGTCATCGACCTACAAGTAAAAGCGTTCGTTCACGACGCACCGGCAGGAGCCATATCGTACTACCTGCACAACGAGAAAAACTTCCACGATCTGCGGCGCACACGAACCCTCTACCCCAAGCTTCTGGTCGTGGTACTTCTTCCGGAAGACGAGGCGGCATGGGTCGACCTCACCCAGGATGCACTCGTGCTTCGTCGTTGCGGGTATTGGTTGTCGCTGGTGGGTGCACAGAGTCGCACGCTCGCCATCCCGCGTGAAAACGTGTTCGACGGGCCATCGCTCATGCGGCTGATGTCCTTGTCGCGCAAACAAGAGGCCATCCGATGA
- a CDS encoding type II toxin-antitoxin system VapC family toxin: protein MNLALDTNAYSAAARGEERFVALTQSARHIYLPFIVVAELRAGFAAGALGRRNESILARFLASSRVSVLYPDEQTTHHYAHLYAQLRRQGTPIPTNDIWIAAIVLQYDLALLTNDAHFSKIPQLARA from the coding sequence ATGAATCTTGCGCTCGATACCAATGCGTATAGCGCTGCGGCGCGAGGCGAGGAGCGGTTCGTTGCGCTCACGCAATCAGCGCGGCACATCTACCTCCCTTTCATTGTCGTAGCTGAGCTTCGCGCGGGATTTGCTGCAGGAGCGCTGGGGCGGCGCAATGAATCAATATTGGCGCGGTTTCTCGCTAGTTCGAGGGTGAGTGTGCTGTACCCGGATGAGCAGACGACGCATCATTACGCGCACCTTTACGCGCAGCTACGCCGACAGGGCACACCCATTCCGACAAATGACATTTGGATTGCGGCAATCGTATTGCAGTACGATTTGGCGCTCTTGACGAATGACGCGCACTTTTCGAAGATTCCGCAGCTTGCACGGGCTTGA
- a CDS encoding alpha/beta fold hydrolase: MSIAEFTTTIDGLNIHYCHAGDTGPVVVLLHGGGIDSARLSWELLIPELAHTHRVFAPDFPGYGESDKPADLPYTLEYLAAFAIEFLDVLRIERCSLVGISMGGAVAMSVALDQPERVEKLVWWTAAACSARFRWANSVICRCTYLACKDLPPQ; encoded by the coding sequence ATGAGCATCGCGGAATTCACCACGACTATCGACGGGCTGAACATTCATTATTGCCACGCCGGTGATACCGGACCGGTGGTGGTGCTGCTACACGGCGGCGGAATCGACTCGGCGCGCCTGTCGTGGGAGCTGCTGATTCCCGAGCTCGCGCACACTCACCGCGTTTTTGCGCCTGACTTTCCAGGCTACGGCGAGTCCGACAAACCTGCAGACCTTCCGTATACGCTGGAGTACCTCGCTGCGTTCGCCATCGAGTTTCTCGATGTGCTGAGGATTGAAAGGTGCAGCCTGGTAGGCATTTCGATGGGCGGGGCCGTGGCGATGAGCGTGGCGCTCGATCAACCCGAGCGAGTGGAAAAGCTGGTTTGGTGGACAGCTGCGGCTTGCAGCGCAAGGTTCCGCTGGGCAAACTCGGTTATCTGTCGGTGCACGTACCTGGCATGCAAAGATTTACCTCCGCAATGA
- a CDS encoding urate hydroxylase PuuD — MMGLFQEWIGFLLRWLHLMAGIAWIGTSFYFNWFDLSVRPPKDKVLKENIRGTLDEIHGGSFYYHEQYWPDKHPERLLVHSWPAKTTLITGALLLAMIYWHGARTYLIDPSVADIGPLAAIGISFASIAACWFFYNEVCFFFDNNRTVFVIMAVFVSLAAYGFQHVFSGRAAYIHVGAMLGTCMGLNVWTSIVPHHIAMRKALNAGEPLDKRDGEQAKRRSQHNNYFTLPVTFAMISNHFAVAYNHHLGWVILCLAMGAGVGIRHYINVLYKEERKDKRLLTTIGVAFCGALGLSFIKAGAGRRGAGGYDDGDDDRATEVHDVSFAKADASDVRGGSVRVRDGYGRSDHGESRENRSAHVGVARHAAR; from the coding sequence ATGATGGGGCTTTTTCAGGAGTGGATCGGATTTCTGCTCCGCTGGCTTCACTTGATGGCGGGTATCGCGTGGATCGGGACGTCGTTCTATTTCAACTGGTTCGACTTGTCCGTGAGGCCACCGAAGGACAAGGTGCTGAAGGAAAACATCCGCGGGACGCTCGATGAAATCCACGGCGGGAGTTTTTATTATCACGAGCAATATTGGCCAGATAAGCATCCCGAGCGGTTGCTCGTGCATTCGTGGCCGGCGAAAACGACGCTGATCACGGGTGCGCTGCTCTTGGCGATGATTTATTGGCACGGGGCGAGGACGTACCTCATCGATCCGAGCGTGGCGGACATTGGACCGCTTGCGGCGATTGGGATCAGCTTCGCGTCGATTGCGGCATGCTGGTTTTTCTACAACGAGGTGTGCTTTTTCTTCGACAACAACCGCACGGTGTTCGTGATCATGGCGGTGTTCGTATCACTTGCGGCCTATGGCTTTCAGCATGTATTCAGCGGGCGAGCTGCGTACATTCACGTGGGCGCGATGCTCGGGACGTGCATGGGGCTCAATGTGTGGACGTCGATCGTGCCGCACCACATTGCGATGCGAAAGGCGCTCAATGCTGGGGAGCCGCTGGACAAACGCGACGGAGAGCAGGCGAAGCGGCGATCGCAGCACAACAATTACTTTACGTTGCCCGTGACGTTCGCGATGATCAGCAACCATTTCGCGGTTGCGTACAATCATCACCTCGGGTGGGTGATCTTGTGCCTTGCGATGGGGGCTGGCGTGGGCATTCGCCATTACATCAATGTTCTGTACAAGGAAGAGCGCAAGGACAAGCGGCTTCTCACGACCATCGGGGTTGCATTTTGCGGAGCGCTTGGATTGAGTTTCATCAAAGCCGGAGCCGGTCGTCGTGGGGCCGGTGGATACGATGACGGCGATGACGATCGTGCAACAGAGGTGCACGACGTGTCATTCGCAAAAGCCGACGCATCCGACGTTCGTGGCGGCTCCGTCCGGGTTCGTGATGGATACGGTCGATCAGATCATGGCGAAAGCCGAGAAAATCGTTCAGCGCACGTCGGTGTCGCGCGACATGCCGCTCGGTAA
- a CDS encoding SEC-C domain-containing protein, which yields MLITDEVWETLDPDVFMPSIDAFRCLGMIGTVEAVKVLVDIGKKRDVNSLIEGALAMMSASRPETAVLYMEAAQDASLQAYKRSLFAAVAYELAAQHPALRAEVAAFYTNLLRTAPDELAVRIMVEAACIDDPQTQSALDRFLTTSAEVLREERDEVAEARKGRPWREFAVSFARAIEPPKGAVPTSVNERAMKPKPGRNEACPCGSGKKYKRCCLQ from the coding sequence ATGCTGATTACCGACGAGGTATGGGAGACGCTCGATCCGGACGTCTTCATGCCGTCCATCGATGCATTTCGCTGTCTTGGGATGATTGGCACTGTCGAGGCGGTGAAGGTGCTCGTCGATATCGGCAAGAAGCGGGATGTGAACAGTTTGATCGAAGGGGCGTTGGCCATGATGTCGGCGAGTCGGCCGGAAACCGCAGTGCTGTACATGGAGGCGGCGCAGGACGCATCGCTCCAGGCGTACAAGCGCTCGCTCTTTGCGGCAGTCGCTTATGAGCTTGCGGCGCAGCATCCGGCGCTTCGAGCGGAAGTTGCGGCGTTTTATACGAATCTTTTGCGAACTGCGCCCGACGAGCTTGCGGTGCGTATCATGGTCGAAGCGGCGTGCATCGATGACCCGCAAACGCAATCGGCATTGGATCGATTCTTGACAACGTCTGCGGAGGTTTTACGCGAAGAACGGGACGAGGTGGCGGAAGCTCGGAAGGGTCGACCTTGGCGCGAATTCGCGGTGTCGTTTGCAAGGGCCATCGAGCCGCCGAAGGGGGCGGTACCGACGAGCGTCAACGAGCGCGCAATGAAACCGAAGCCGGGGCGGAATGAAGCGTGTCCTTGCGGAAGCGGGAAGAAGTACAAGCGTTGTTGTTTGCAATGA
- a CDS encoding AAA family ATPase, translating into MKIPYANCNFVQIRQEGYFYVDKTPFIPRIENTDENHLLFLRPRRFGKSTLISTLENYYDVNKADKFDELFGGLWIHQNPTPKKNHYLVLRLDFSPVDTTGSEPDIRKSFAVQVKSAVESFIARYDKLLPALSDLNDLVRSADEDTAAVMTQLFTKVANAGRQVYLLIDEYDHFGNRLLSDGRDDVYKDLVRATGFVRSFYAALKAFTISGTLGRTFITGVSPIMLDDLSSGFNIIRHISQNDKFNDLAGFTRADVERAVDILLHDKPELANDPRISDRQVLMKTLERYYDGYRFSRFAKDRMYNSTLVLYFLGELKTSGRYPQQMLDLNVRTDYGRLYQIARSTSEQETDTRELLEEILTHESISVSLVEQFGTRLNLGRAQIASLFYYMGMLTFADDTEPEGEATLVIPNRVMRELQWQYMAFALQDHDGIRIDAGRLPGVLRTMANDGDIEPLVQLFHREVVQRLGLRETINFNEQTMKLMLFAYLSQSQMFYLMTEKEFAQGYCDLLLGLRRAGSKAKYAWIIEAKYVKTDADDHAIEKAVDEGYAQIQRYAADKDLVAMLTHGKALKAGVLVFVGLKDVLFRAWPKN; encoded by the coding sequence ATGAAGATTCCCTACGCCAACTGCAACTTCGTTCAGATCCGCCAGGAGGGCTATTTTTACGTCGACAAAACGCCGTTCATTCCGCGCATCGAGAACACCGACGAGAACCATCTGCTCTTTCTCCGCCCCCGCAGATTCGGCAAGTCGACGCTCATCAGCACGCTCGAAAACTACTACGACGTGAACAAGGCCGATAAATTCGACGAGCTGTTCGGCGGCCTTTGGATCCACCAAAACCCGACGCCCAAGAAAAACCATTATCTGGTGCTCCGGCTCGATTTCTCGCCTGTCGACACGACGGGCTCGGAACCGGACATTCGCAAGAGCTTTGCCGTGCAAGTGAAGTCGGCCGTCGAGTCATTCATTGCGCGGTATGACAAGCTGTTGCCGGCTCTGTCGGATTTGAACGACCTTGTCCGATCGGCGGACGAAGATACGGCGGCGGTCATGACGCAACTCTTCACGAAGGTCGCGAACGCAGGGCGGCAGGTCTATTTGCTGATCGACGAATACGATCACTTCGGCAATCGGCTGCTTTCGGATGGTCGTGACGATGTGTACAAGGATCTCGTCCGCGCGACGGGGTTCGTCCGCAGTTTTTATGCTGCGTTAAAAGCCTTCACCATTTCGGGCACGCTTGGACGTACGTTCATCACCGGCGTATCGCCCATCATGCTCGACGACTTGTCGAGCGGTTTCAACATCATCCGACATATCTCGCAAAACGACAAATTCAATGATCTCGCCGGCTTTACCCGCGCCGACGTCGAACGAGCGGTCGACATCTTGCTGCACGACAAACCCGAATTGGCCAACGACCCGCGCATCAGCGATCGGCAAGTGCTCATGAAGACGCTCGAGCGGTATTACGACGGATATCGATTTTCTCGATTCGCCAAGGACCGCATGTACAACTCGACGCTGGTGCTTTATTTCTTGGGTGAACTCAAGACGAGCGGGCGGTATCCTCAACAAATGCTCGATTTGAACGTGCGCACCGATTATGGGCGACTGTATCAGATTGCCCGTTCCACGAGCGAACAAGAGACCGATACGCGCGAATTGCTGGAAGAGATACTCACGCACGAATCGATTTCCGTGTCCCTCGTGGAACAATTCGGCACGCGGCTGAACCTGGGACGGGCCCAAATTGCTTCGCTCTTTTATTACATGGGGATGCTGACGTTTGCCGACGACACCGAGCCCGAAGGCGAGGCGACGCTGGTCATTCCCAATCGCGTGATGCGGGAATTGCAATGGCAATACATGGCTTTTGCCCTCCAGGATCACGATGGTATTCGCATCGATGCGGGCCGGTTGCCCGGCGTGTTGAGGACCATGGCCAACGATGGTGACATCGAGCCATTGGTCCAGTTGTTCCACAGGGAAGTGGTGCAACGTTTGGGACTGCGCGAAACCATCAACTTCAACGAGCAGACGATGAAGCTAATGCTTTTTGCGTATTTGTCGCAAAGTCAGATGTTTTATTTGATGACCGAAAAAGAGTTTGCCCAAGGTTATTGTGATTTGCTGCTCGGGCTCCGGCGCGCGGGTTCGAAGGCCAAATATGCGTGGATCATCGAAGCAAAGTACGTCAAGACGGATGCCGATGACCATGCGATTGAAAAGGCGGTGGATGAAGGGTATGCGCAAATCCAGCGTTATGCCGCGGACAAGGACCTCGTGGCCATGTTGACCCACGGCAAAGCGCTGAAAGCCGGTGTGTTGGTGTTCGTGGGATTAAAAGATGTGCTGTTTCGAGCGTGGCCGAAGAATTGA
- a CDS encoding SMI1/KNR4 family protein: MNDLWERLGSWAAKNAGRELGLRKGASERAIVAAEEALSLRFPDDFRASLLLHDGQDGDESSLFEWMPGCSPLAPLRSRRRALEGGTRARRRISPDRLQGRGAGRIHSVLWHAKRIPIAGNRWWDGDNTYLDLFPGPKGKIGQLITFVTECDLVVLGSKLARRARALRGGTREGRLGLFREEWVRGAQNNKPNEYPNRADQFATFARNKR; this comes from the coding sequence ATGAATGATCTTTGGGAACGTTTGGGATCATGGGCCGCCAAAAATGCCGGGCGGGAGCTCGGCCTCCGCAAAGGCGCGTCGGAGCGAGCGATCGTTGCCGCCGAGGAAGCACTTTCGTTGCGCTTTCCCGACGACTTTCGCGCCTCGCTCCTCTTGCACGACGGCCAGGATGGCGATGAGTCCAGCCTATTCGAATGGATGCCGGGGTGCTCGCCGCTCGCACCGCTCCGAAGCCGTCGTCGAGCGCTGGAAGGAGGAACTCGCGCTCGCCGAAGAATATCCCCAGACCGACTTCAAGGTCGTGGAGCCGGTCGAATCCATTCGGTCCTTTGGCACGCCAAGCGCATTCCCATCGCTGGGAATCGATGGTGGGACGGGGATAATACGTACCTGGACCTCTTCCCGGGTCCGAAAGGCAAAATCGGCCAGCTCATCACCTTCGTGACCGAATGCGACCTCGTGGTGCTCGGCTCGAAGCTTGCGAGACGCGCTCGCGCTTTACGTGGCGGCACCCGAGAAGGGCGATTGGGTCTTTTCCGAGAAGAATGGGTGCGTGGTGCCCAAAATAACAAACCCAACGAGTACCCCAATCGCGCCGACCAGTTCGCGACGTTTGCGCGAAACAAGCGCTAG